In Rhipicephalus microplus isolate Deutch F79 chromosome 7, USDA_Rmic, whole genome shotgun sequence, one genomic interval encodes:
- the LOC119184754 gene encoding myosin heavy chain, muscle isoform X8 — translation MAEDPDPTEYLFVSLETKRKDQTKPYDGKKMVWVPDEKEGFVLGNIVSTKGDMVTVDCPGGERPVKKDLLQQVNPPKYEKCEDMSNMTYLNDASVLHNLKERYYVNLIYTYSGLFCVAINPYKRFPIYTKRVVEIYKGRRRTEVPPHVFAVSDGAYMDMLANRENQSMLITGESGAGKTENTKKVIAYFAHVGATSKKEEAAKKDSKKGNLEDQVVQTNPVLESFGNAKTVRNDNSSRFGKFIRIHFGPMGKLAGADIETYLLEKARVISQQPAERSYHIFYQLMSGKIPGLKEKLLLSNNVNDYHFVSQGKTSIPGVDDGEEFMVTDTAFDVLGFTDEEKENIYKVTAAVMHFGCLKFKQRPREEQAEADGTEEGERVAHLLGLNAADLYKNLLKPRIKVGTEFVTQGRNITQVTASVGALSKAIFDRLFKWLVKRVNETLDTKQKRQHFIGVLDIAGFEIFDFNGFEQICINFTNEKLQQFFNHHMFVLEQEEYKREGIDWVFIDFGLDLQACIELIEKPMGVLSILEEESMFPKASDKTFEEKLKTNHLGKSPNFIKPKPPKPGQAEAHFAIVHYAGTVPYNLTGWLEKNKDPLNDCVVDQFKKGSNTLLQAIFEDHPGLGSAEEKGGKGGRKKGSGFQTVSGLYREQLNKLMTTLRSTQPHFVRCIIPNETKSPGVIDSHLVMHQLTCNGVLEGIRICRKGFPNRMIYPDFKQRYTILAASAVPKGFVDAKNASEKVIEAIQLDANDFRFGHSKIFFRAGVLGRLEEMRDERLGKIITMIQAAVRWYLTKKHFQKLKEQRVALLVIQRNLRKFLQLRNWLWWKLYSKVKPLLSVARVEDELKELEEKLKKTQEALEKEEKLRKDLEGQNVKILQEKNDLFLQLEAERMGAGDIEERLNKALTQKGDLESQLQDLNDRLSHEEDAHAQLTQTKKKLESEVSSLKKDIEDMELALQKAEQDKATKDHQIRNLNDEIQHQDELINKLNKEKKQLQEQNQKTAEDLQATEDKVNHLNKVKAKLEQTLDELEDSLEREKKARADLEKNKRKVEGDLKLAQEAVADLEKHKKEMEQNLQRKEKEMASLAAKLEDEQALVAKLQKQIKELQARIEELEEELEAERQARAKAEKQRADLAREIEELSERLEESGGATSAQVELNKRREAELAKLRRDLEESNLQHEQAMSNLRKKHNDSVAEMSEQIDQLNKHKAKVEKERATLAAEVSDLQSLLDHSNKSQANAEKQVKQLEVQLADAQFKLDETNRTLNDLDGGKKKMSVENSELQRQLEEAESQVAQLNKIKASLATQLEEAKRQADEEARERAAILGKYRNLEHDLDNLRESVEEEQEAKADFQRQLSKANAEAQLWRSKYESEGLARLEELEEAKRKLHGKLQEAEEAMEQLNAKCSGLEKTKAHLQGELEDMSIEVDKANALAASLEKRQKSFDKVIAEWKAKVDDLAAELDASQKECRNYSTEVFKLRAAYEESQEHYEAVKRENKNLQDEIKDLMDQLGEGGRSVHELEKSRKRLEMEKEELQAALEEAEAALEQEENKVLRAQLELSQVRQEIDRRIQEKEEEFENTRKNHQRALDSMQASLEAEAKGKAEALRLKKKLESDINELEIALDHANKANAEAQKNLKKYQQNVKDLQTALEEEQRARDEAREQYASAERRCNALHGELEESRQLLEQSDRARRAGEAELSEMHEQVNELSAQTASLSVAKRKLEGEMQALQADLDEVLNEAKQSEEKAKKAMVDAARLADELRAEQDHALQQEKLRKALEQQMKELQVRLDEAEAAALKGGKKIIQKLEQKVRELENELENEQRRHGDAAKNFRKSERRIKELQFQAEEDRKNHERMQDLVDKLQQKIKTYKRQIEEAEEIAALNLAKFRKVQQELEDAEERADMAENTLAKLRAKNRSSASAGRAMSPGLTSAPPLRT, via the exons ATGGCCGAGGACCCCGATCCCACCGAGTACCTGTTCGTCTCTCTCGAGACCAAGCGCAAGGACCAGACCAAGCCTTACGATGGCAAGAAGATGGTCTGGGTGCCCGACGAGAAGGAAGGTTTCGTCCTGGGCAACATCGTCTCTACAAAGGGCGACATGGTCACCGTCGACTGTCCCGGCGGAGAG CGCCCTGTGAAGAAGGACCTGCTGCAGCAGGTGAACCCGCCAAAGTATGAGAAGTGCGAAGACATGTCCAACATGACGTACCTCAACGACGCCTCGGTGCTGCACAACCTCAAAGAGCGTTACTACGTTAATCTCATCTAC ACGTACTCGGGCCTGTTCTGCGTGGCCATCAACCCCTACAAACGCTTCCCCATCTACACCAAGCGCGTCGTGGAGATCTACAAGGGCCGCAGGCGTACTGAGGTGCCTCCCCACGTGTTCGCCGTCTCAGATGGAGCCTACATGGACATGTTGGCCA ACCGTGAGAACCAGTCTATGCTTATCAC CGGCGAGTCTGGTGCCGGTAAGACTGAGAACACGAAAAAGGTCATAGCCTATTTCGCGCACGTCGGCGCCACGAGCAAGAAAGAGGAGGCCGCAAAGAAGGACTCCAAGAAG GGCAACTTGGAAGATCAGGTTGTGCAGACCAACCCCGTTCTCGAGTCCTTCGGTAACGCCAAGACCGTGCGTAACGACAACTCTTCACGATTC GGTAAATTCATCCGTATCCACTTCGGTCCGATGGGCAAGCTAGCCGGTGCTGACATTGAAACAT ATCTACTGGAGAAGGCTCGTGTCATCTCTCAGCAACCCGCTGAGCGTTCGTACCACATCTTCTACCAGCTCATGTCAGGAAAGATTCCTGGGCTGAAGG AGAAACTGCTCCTTAGCAACAACGTCAACGACTACCATTTCGTGTCCCAGGGTAAGACTAGCATCCCCGGTGTTGACGACGGCGAAGAGTTTATGGTTACCGAC ACTGCCTTCGACGTGCTGGGCTTCACGGATGAGGAGAAAGAGAACATCTACAAGGTTACGGCGGCCGTGATGCACTTCGGCTGCCTGAAGTTCAAGCAGAGGCCCCGAGAAGAGCAGGCCGAGGCCGATGGCACCGAGGAAGGCGAGCGCGTCGCCCACTTGCTGGGTCTGAACGCCGCCGACCTCTACAAGAATTTGCTCAAGCCGCGCATCAAGGTCGGCACTGAATTCGTCACCCAGGGCAGGAACATCACCCAG GTGACGGCCTCCGTGGGCGCCCTGTCCAAGGCCATCTTCGACAGGCTCTTCAAGTGGCTGGTGAAGCGTGTCAACGAGACTCTTGACACCAAGCAGAAGCGCCAGCACTTCATTGGTGTGCTGGATATTGCCGGTTTTGAGATCTTCGAC TTCAACGGCTTCGAGCAAATTTGCATCAACTTCACCAATGAAAAGCTGCAGCAGTTCTTCAACCACCACATGTTCGTTCTGGAACAAGAAGAGTACAAGCGTGAGGGCATCGACTGGGTCTTCATTGACTTCGGTCTTGACCTCCAAGCTTGTATCGAGCTTATTGAGAAG CCTATGGGTGTGCTCTCCATCCTGGAAGAAGAGTCTATGTTCCCCAAGGCTTCGGACAAGACCTTCGAGGAGAAGCTGAAGACCAACCACCTTGGCAAGTCACCGAACTTCATCAAGCCTAAGCCTCCCAAGCCTGGCCAGGCTGAGGCCCACTTCGCCATCGTCCACTACGCCGGCACT GTGCCATACAACCTCACCGGCTGGCTGGAGAAGAACAAGGACCCCCTGAACGACTGCGTCGTTGACCAGTTCAAGAAGGGATCCAACACGCTCCTGCAAGCCATCTTTGAGGACCACCCTGGCCTGGGCAGCGCTGAAGAAAAGGGTGGAAAGG GCGGTCGCAAGAAGGGTTCCGGCTTCCAGACTGTGTCTGGTCTGTACAGG GAGCAACTGAACAAGCTCATGACCACCCTGCGCTCCACGCAGCCCCACTTTGTCCGATGCATCATCCCCAACGAAACCAAATCCCCAG GTGTCATCGACTCTCACCTTGTCATGCATCAGCTCACTTGCAACGGCGTACTTGAAGGCATCCGTATCTGCCGTAAGGGTTTCCCCAACCGCATGATCTACCCCGACTTCAAGCAACG ATACACAATCTTGGCGGCCAGCGCCGTTCCCAAGGGCTTCGTTGACGCGAAAAACGCTTCCGAAAAGGTCATCGAGGCCATTCAACTCGATGCCAACGATTTCCGCTTCGGACACAGCAAG ATCTTCTTCAGAGCTGGCGTCTTGGGTCGCCTTGAAGAAATGCGCGATGAGCGCCTCGGCAAGATTATCACCATGATCCAGGCAGCCGTGCGCTGGTACCTTACCAAGAAGCACTTCCAGAAGCTCAAGGAACAGAG GGTTGCTCTGCTGGTCATTCAGCGCAACCTCCGGAAGTTCCTCCAACTTCGAAACTGGCTGTGGTGGAAGCTGTACAGCAAG GTCAAGCCCCTGCTCTCTGTGGCTCGTGTGGAAGACGAGCTCAAGGAGCTTgaggagaagctcaagaagacccAGGAGGCCCTCGAGAAGGAGGAGAAGCTTCGCAAAGACCTCGAAGGCCAGAACGTCAAGATCTTGCAGGAGAAGAACGACCTCTTCCTTCAGCTTGAGGCTGAGCGCATGGGTGCTGGCGACATTGAGGAGCGTCTCAACAAGGCTCTCACCCAGAAGGGTGACCTCGAGTCCCAACTGCAAGACCTGAACGACAGGTTGTCGCACGAGGAAGACGCGCACGCTCAGCTCACGCAGACAAAGAAGAAGCTCGAAAGTGAGGTCTCTAGCCTCAAGAAGGACATCGAGGATATGGAGCTTGCTCTGCAGAAGGCGGAGCAGGACAAGGCCACCAAGGACCACCAGATCCGGAACCTCAACGACGAGATTCAGCACCAGGACGAGCTGATCAACAAGCTCAACAAGGAGAAGAAGCAGCTGCAGGAACAGAATCAGAAGACTGCTGAAGACCTGCAGGCCACCGAGGACAAGGTTAACCACCTCAACAAGGTCAAAGCCAAGCTTGAGCAGACCCTCGATGAACTTGAGGACTCCCTCGAGCGCGAAAAGAAGGCGCGTGCCGACCTCGAGAAGAACAAGCGCAAGGTTGAAGGCGATCTCAAGCTCGCCCAGGAGGCAGTTGCCGATCTTGAGAAACACAAGAAGGAGATGGAACAGAACCTTCAGCGCAAGGAGAAGGAGATGGCCAGCTTGGCGGCGAAGCTTGAGGATGAGCAGGCTCTGGTTGCCAAGCTGCAGAAGCAGATCAAGGAACTGCAG GCCCGCATTGAGGAGCTGGAAGAGGAGCTGGAAGCTGAACGCCAGGCCCGCGCCAAG GCCGAGAAGCAGCGCGCCGACCTTGCACGTGAGATCGAGGAGCTGAGCGAGCGCCTCGAAGAATCCGGAGGCGCTACGTCGGCCCAAGTGGAGCTCAACAAGCGCCGCGAAGCCGAACTAGCCAAGCTCAGGCGCGACCTAGAGGAGTCCAACCTGCAGCATGAACAGGCCATGTCCAACCTGCGCAAGAAGCACAACGACTCGGTTGCCGAGATGTCTGAGCAGATCGACCAGCTCAACAAGCACAAGGCCAA AGTTGAAAAGGAGCGTGCTACCCTGGCTGCCGAAGTGTCCGACCTCCAATCCCTCCTGGACCACAGCAACAAGTCACAG GCAAACGCTGAGAAACAGGTCAAACAACTGGAGGTTCAGCTCGCCGATGCCCAGTTCAAGCTTGATGAAACGAACCGTACGCTCAATGACCTGGACGGCGGCAAGAAAAAGATGAGTGTTGAGAACAGCGAGTTACAACGACAGCTGGAGGAGGCCGAGTCGCAGGTGGCACAACTGAACAAGATCAAGGCGTCACTCGCCACGCAGCTTGAGGAGGCCAAGCGGCAAGCCGACGAGGAAGCTCGG GAGCGCGCTGCTATCCTCGGCAAGTACCGCAACTTGGAACACGACCTGGACAACCTGCGCGAGAGCGTCGAAGAAGAACAGGAAGCTAAGGCGGACTTCCAGCGCCAACTCAGCAAGGCGAACGCCGAGGCTCAGCTCTGGCGCTCCAAGTACGAAAGCGAGGGTCTGGCAAGGCTGGAGGAACTCGAGGAAGCCAA GCGCAAGCTGCATGGCAAGCTACAGGAGGCTGAAGAGGCCATGGAGCAGCTGAACGCCAAGTGCAGCGGACTCGAGAAGACCAAGGCACATCTACAGGGAGAGCTGGAGGACATGTCCATCGAGGTGGACAAGGCCAACGCTCTCGCTGCCTCTCTCGAGAAGCGCCAGAAGTCATTCGACAAG GTCATCGCCGAATGGAAGGCCAAGGTGGACGACCTCGCCGCCGAGCTGGACGCGTCTCAGAAGGAGTGCCGCAACTACTCCACCGAGGTGTTCAAGCTGCGCGCCGCCTACGAGGAGAGTCAGGAGCACTACGAAGCCGTCAAGCGCGAGAACAAGAACCTACAGGACGAGATCAAGGACCTCATGGACCAACTTGGTGAGGGTGGCCGAAGCGTTCACGAGCTCGAGAAGTCTCGCAAGAGGCTCGAGATGGAGAAGGAGGAGCTGCAGGCGGCGCTCGAGGAGGCCGAGGCCGCGCTTGAGCAGGAGGAGAACAAG GTGCTGCGTGCACAGCTCGAGCTGTCGCAGGTGCGGCAAGAGATCGACCGACGAATccaggagaaggaggaggagttTGAGAACACACGCAAGAACCACCAGCGGGCGCTCGACTCTATGCAGGCCAGCCTCGAGGCTGAAGCTAAGGGCAAGGCTGAGGCGCTCAGGCTGAAGAAGAAGCTGGAGAGCGACATCAACGAACTCGAGATTGCCCTGGACCACGCCAACAAGGCTAATGCTGAGGCGCAGAAGAACCTCAAGAAGTACCAGCAGAACGTCAAGGACTTGCAGACCGCCCTCGAGGAGGAACAGCGCGCCCGCGACGAAGCCCGTGAACAGTACGCCTCGGCTGAACGCCGCTGCAACGCTCTTCATGGCGAACTGGAGGAGAGCCGCCAGCTGCTGGAACAGTCAGACCGCGCCCGCCGCGCCGGCGAAGCCGAACTCAGCGAGATGCACGAACAAGTCAACGAACTGTCCGCGCAGACCGCCTCCCTGTCTGTGGCCAAGAGGAAGCTCGAAGGAGAGATGCAGGCACTTCAG GCCGATCTGGACGAAGTGCTAAACGAAGCCAAGCAGTCGGAGGAGAAGGCCAAGAAGGCGATGGTGGACGCCGCCCGTCTCGCCGACGAACTCCGTGCCGAGCAGGACCATGCCCTGCAGCAGGAGAAGCTGCGCAAGGCGCTTGAGCAGCAGATGAAGGAACTCCAGGTGCGCCTGGATGAAGCCGAGGCCGCTGCGCTCAAGGGCGGCAAGAAGATCATCCAGAAGCTGGAACAGAAGGTGCGCGAGCTCGAGAACGAACTGGAGAACGAGCAGCGCAGGCACGGAGACGCCGCCAAAAACTTCCGCAAGAGCGAACGCCGCATCAAGGAGCTCCAATTCCAG GCCGAGGAGGACCGCAAGAACCACGAGCGGATGCAAGACCTTGTCGACAAGCTCCAGCAGAAGATCAAGACGTACAAGCGCCAGATCGAGGAGGCCGAGGAGATCGCCGCCCTCAACCTGGCCAAGTTCCGCAAGGTGCAGCAAGAGCTCGAGGACGCCGAGGAGCGCGCCGACATGGCCGAGAACACGCTGGCCAAGCTCCGTGCAAAGAACCGCAGCTCCGCATCCGCCGGCCGCGCCATGTCTCCCGGTCTGACCTCTGCCCCGCCCCTCAGGACCTAA